From a single Aggregatilinea lenta genomic region:
- a CDS encoding SH3 domain-containing protein, whose protein sequence is MTTYALVPVPPNITCDMLEAQFWLDRIERPARAFLSAEGIDRFNAHVRAVMGIPDVLDLPDTLNAADVRAQIAQYRPPSTCYDSAGQPLEAAYFETLLDQTLPALPDRIPVTFGLAVQRTTLRSFPTDEIITSQPFQFEFDRLQETTVDVGWPIAMLVTSRDGHWCFCLTPMYWGWIRIRDVAVGSREQIARFVTAEAVVVTTAPRGGIGLESGGSLTPQMGTTLPLVEETHEAYRVSVPERDENGELRISTGIAAIANGHFSVGHLPCTQATLITQAFKLLGEPYAWGGLRLGIFGRDCSRLIRDVFAVTGVLLPRNTGQQERVGMAVARFPAGLPDDERKTLIVEQVPPGAVLALPGHVMLYLGHTDGTPYAIHATNSNGFSHVIVSDLHFGAQSASGSLLQRLTSAVTLG, encoded by the coding sequence GTGACTACCTATGCGTTGGTCCCCGTGCCACCCAATATCACCTGCGACATGCTGGAAGCACAGTTCTGGCTGGACCGTATCGAGCGACCCGCGAGGGCTTTCCTTTCTGCGGAAGGAATCGATCGATTCAACGCGCATGTGCGGGCTGTGATGGGTATTCCCGACGTTCTCGATCTCCCCGATACGCTCAACGCAGCCGACGTTCGGGCGCAAATCGCACAGTACCGACCTCCTTCGACATGCTATGACAGCGCGGGCCAGCCGCTTGAGGCCGCCTACTTTGAAACGCTGCTCGATCAGACTCTGCCCGCGCTGCCCGACCGAATTCCGGTCACGTTTGGGCTGGCCGTGCAGCGAACGACTCTGCGCAGCTTCCCCACCGACGAGATCATCACCTCGCAGCCTTTCCAGTTTGAGTTCGACCGCCTTCAGGAAACCACGGTGGACGTGGGGTGGCCGATCGCCATGTTGGTCACCAGCCGCGATGGACACTGGTGTTTCTGTCTGACGCCGATGTACTGGGGCTGGATCCGCATACGAGACGTCGCCGTTGGAAGCCGCGAGCAGATCGCACGCTTCGTCACGGCGGAAGCCGTCGTAGTCACTACCGCCCCGCGCGGCGGCATTGGCCTGGAATCCGGCGGCAGCCTCACGCCGCAGATGGGCACGACGCTGCCTTTGGTCGAGGAAACACACGAGGCGTACCGCGTCAGCGTGCCGGAGCGCGACGAGAACGGCGAGCTGCGGATCTCGACCGGGATCGCGGCCATAGCGAACGGGCACTTTTCCGTGGGCCACCTGCCCTGCACCCAGGCAACGCTCATCACGCAGGCATTCAAGCTGCTTGGCGAACCCTATGCCTGGGGGGGATTGCGGCTGGGGATCTTCGGGCGCGATTGTTCGCGCCTGATCCGCGATGTCTTCGCCGTCACCGGTGTCCTGCTGCCTCGCAACACCGGTCAGCAGGAACGGGTTGGCATGGCGGTCGCTCGCTTTCCGGCAGGGCTGCCGGACGATGAGCGCAAGACACTTATTGTGGAACAGGTGCCGCCCGGCGCAGTCCTGGCGCTGCCAGGGCACGTAATGTTGTATCTTGGCCATACGGACGGCACACCTTACGCCATTCACGCCACCAATTCAAACGGATTCTCACACGTGATCGTGTCGGACCTTCACTTCGGTGCGCAGTCAGCATCGGGTTCGCTGTTGCAGCGGCTCACATCCGCTGTGACGTTAGGATAG
- a CDS encoding N-acetylglucosamine kinase codes for MTSYQPYVMGIDGGGSGIRVVIVTPDLSIHGWSEGPTANPSVVGADAAAQIVQTAMKEALAAAGLSSSQIAAVGIGIAGAAARHSGDWLRAVVAEAAPDAICVPSADYEIALTGARGERCGVLVLAGTGSLAYGVNASGASALVGGWGFLLDDKGSGYWIGLQGLKAVVQAADGRAPETALSHTLLGALELRAPLELIPWLYRTEKVRTRDIAQLAPLVLAQAKQGDEAAIAIVKRAASELMLATQTVIRRLDLTTPEFAFAGGLLSTPNPLSEALCQSLGLKAIPAAHHPPVIGAALLALLSLR; via the coding sequence ATGACATCTTACCAACCGTACGTCATGGGGATCGATGGCGGGGGCAGTGGAATCCGGGTTGTCATCGTAACCCCTGATCTATCCATCCACGGCTGGAGTGAGGGGCCGACCGCCAATCCAAGCGTCGTTGGCGCGGACGCGGCGGCGCAAATCGTCCAGACGGCCATGAAGGAAGCGCTCGCGGCTGCAGGGCTGTCATCCAGTCAGATTGCAGCCGTCGGAATCGGCATTGCGGGTGCAGCAGCCCGCCACTCGGGGGACTGGCTGCGCGCCGTCGTGGCCGAGGCGGCACCTGATGCGATCTGCGTGCCCAGCGCCGACTATGAGATCGCCCTGACCGGCGCGCGTGGCGAACGGTGCGGGGTACTTGTGTTAGCTGGAACCGGAAGCCTCGCTTATGGAGTGAACGCGTCGGGCGCATCGGCCCTCGTGGGTGGATGGGGCTTCCTACTCGACGATAAAGGCAGCGGCTATTGGATCGGATTACAGGGATTGAAGGCGGTCGTTCAGGCTGCGGATGGTCGCGCGCCCGAAACCGCATTGTCCCACACACTGCTCGGCGCGTTGGAGTTGCGCGCGCCGCTTGAACTGATTCCCTGGTTGTACCGCACTGAAAAAGTGCGTACTCGCGACATCGCTCAACTGGCACCGCTGGTACTGGCACAAGCAAAGCAAGGCGACGAAGCAGCTATCGCGATTGTCAAGCGGGCGGCAAGTGAACTCATGCTGGCCACGCAGACCGTGATCCGCAGGTTGGATCTCACGACGCCTGAGTTCGCCTTCGCCGGAGGCTTACTCAGCACGCCCAATCCTCTCAGTGAGGCGCTTTGCCAGTCACTGGGCCTGAAAGCTATTCCTGCAGCACATCATCCCCCGGTTATTGGTGCAGCGCTGCTGGCTCTCCTATCACTCAGGTAA
- a CDS encoding alpha-amylase family glycosyl hydrolase, producing MTSPSFAWWQTGVIYQIYPRSFYDANGDGIGDLQGIIDRLDYLVTLGVDAIWISPIYPSPMADFGYDVADYCDIHPIFGDLATFDCLLAEAHHRGIRVILDFVPNHTSDRHPWFQESRASRDSARRDWYIWRDAKPDGSAPNNWVSMFGGPAWTWDEATGQYYLHLFLKEQPDLNWRNPAVQSAMLEVLRFWLDRGVDGFRMDVVGFIMKDEQMRDNPYLPGADLQSLDRWAQQEHRHDIDQPEAHDMIRTFRQLIDSYPDRVVIGEIWAEPRSRWADYYGQDLSELNLPFNFALMSQPWQASAIRASVAELEASIPPGAWPNYVLGSHDKPRLASRFGPQAVRLAAMLLLTLRGTPTLYNGEELGMANGDVPPDRMQDPQGLNIGPDKSRDPYRTPFQWSAAPYAGFSRVEPWLPVADGHEAVNAEAQNQDSRSVLNLYRQLIALRRRTPALNGGSYTPILTELEHSFVYLREAEGQRYLVALNFSGEAQTIGASDLGETGQVLLTTNLESPHDVTLAAINLGANEGVIIMI from the coding sequence TCTGGATCAGCCCGATTTACCCTTCTCCGATGGCGGACTTTGGCTACGATGTCGCGGACTACTGCGACATCCACCCCATTTTTGGCGACCTCGCGACCTTCGATTGCCTGTTGGCGGAGGCGCATCACCGTGGCATCCGCGTGATCCTGGACTTTGTGCCGAACCATACTTCCGACCGGCATCCCTGGTTCCAGGAATCGCGCGCCTCGCGGGACAGCGCCCGGCGCGACTGGTACATCTGGCGTGATGCCAAACCGGACGGCAGCGCGCCGAATAACTGGGTGAGTATGTTTGGCGGCCCGGCCTGGACCTGGGACGAGGCCACCGGGCAGTACTACCTGCACCTGTTCCTCAAAGAGCAGCCCGACCTCAATTGGCGCAATCCCGCCGTGCAGTCGGCTATGCTCGAGGTGCTGCGCTTCTGGCTGGATCGCGGCGTAGACGGATTTCGCATGGACGTGGTGGGCTTCATCATGAAGGACGAACAGATGCGAGATAACCCGTACCTGCCCGGCGCGGATCTTCAGAGCCTCGACCGGTGGGCGCAGCAGGAACACCGCCACGACATCGACCAACCCGAAGCGCACGACATGATCCGCACGTTCCGGCAGTTGATCGACTCGTATCCTGACCGCGTGGTTATTGGGGAAATCTGGGCGGAGCCTCGTTCGCGCTGGGCCGACTATTATGGGCAGGATCTCAGCGAACTGAATCTGCCGTTCAACTTCGCGCTGATGTCGCAGCCCTGGCAGGCGTCGGCCATCCGCGCGTCGGTGGCGGAACTCGAAGCCTCGATTCCCCCCGGCGCGTGGCCTAACTACGTGTTGGGCAGCCACGACAAGCCCCGTCTCGCGTCTCGCTTCGGGCCGCAGGCGGTACGGCTCGCTGCGATGCTGCTGCTGACGCTGCGCGGCACGCCCACGCTCTATAACGGCGAAGAATTGGGCATGGCGAATGGGGACGTTCCGCCCGACCGGATGCAAGATCCGCAGGGGTTGAACATCGGCCCGGACAAAAGCCGCGATCCCTATCGCACCCCGTTCCAATGGTCCGCCGCGCCCTATGCCGGCTTCTCCCGCGTCGAGCCGTGGCTGCCAGTTGCGGACGGGCACGAAGCGGTGAACGCAGAAGCGCAGAACCAGGACTCGCGCTCCGTTCTGAACCTGTACCGGCAGCTTATCGCGCTGCGCCGCCGCACACCCGCGCTTAACGGAGGCAGTTATACGCCGATCTTGACCGAGTTGGAGCACAGTTTCGTGTATCTCCGCGAAGCTGAGGGCCAGCGCTATCTCGTCGCGCTCAATTTCTCAGGTGAGGCACAAACGATCGGCGCGAGCGATCTGGGAGAAACGGGTCAGGTACTCCTGACGACAAACCTGGAGTCGCCGCATGATGTGACTCTGGCTGCGATCAACCTGGGCGCAAACGAGGGCGTGATCATCATGATCTGA
- a CDS encoding ABC transporter ATP-binding protein encodes MSQPLVELRHVDRTFKQGRSTIPVLQDVNLAVHPNEIVCLVGESGCGKTTTGKIMVGLLSASSGEILLQGRPLDAYHGEERAVFRRSLQIVHQDPFASLNPSHTIGQILSFPLKRHKMVSGRAELRHRIWELLTLVDLTPPGDIVNKFPHQLSGGQRQRVSIARALTVEPKLIVADEAVSMVDVSIRVGLLKMLHNLRDKLNVAIVFITHDLALAKYFAWEGRIAVMYLGRIVEIGPTREIISNPAHPYTKALISAIPEADPELTRNKQRMHLRSEDIPSLTEIPPGCAFHPRCPFFVPGLCDAQVPPLANAPGYIQQVACLPLTEGQALREHGSALSSIELPGNGSET; translated from the coding sequence ATGAGCCAGCCACTTGTTGAGTTGCGCCATGTCGATCGCACGTTCAAGCAGGGCCGCAGCACAATTCCAGTTCTGCAAGACGTCAATCTCGCCGTTCACCCAAATGAGATCGTGTGTCTGGTCGGTGAAAGCGGCTGCGGGAAAACCACCACGGGCAAGATCATGGTTGGTCTGTTGTCGGCTTCGTCCGGCGAAATCCTGCTGCAAGGCCGCCCCCTGGACGCCTACCACGGCGAGGAACGCGCGGTCTTCCGCCGCTCGCTGCAAATCGTCCATCAGGACCCATTCGCGTCATTGAACCCGTCCCATACCATCGGCCAGATCCTCAGCTTCCCGCTCAAACGGCACAAGATGGTCAGCGGGCGCGCGGAGCTGCGGCATCGGATCTGGGAGCTGCTAACCCTGGTGGACCTGACGCCGCCGGGTGACATCGTGAACAAGTTCCCCCACCAATTGAGCGGCGGCCAACGCCAGCGCGTCAGCATCGCTCGTGCCCTGACTGTTGAACCCAAGCTGATCGTCGCCGACGAAGCCGTCAGCATGGTGGATGTGAGCATCCGGGTCGGGCTGCTGAAGATGCTACACAACCTGCGTGACAAGCTGAATGTCGCCATCGTCTTCATCACGCACGATCTGGCGCTCGCCAAGTATTTCGCGTGGGAGGGGCGCATTGCGGTAATGTACCTGGGGCGGATCGTCGAGATTGGCCCTACGCGGGAGATCATCTCGAACCCGGCACACCCGTATACGAAGGCGCTCATCTCCGCGATTCCTGAAGCAGATCCGGAGCTAACCAGGAATAAGCAGCGTATGCACCTGCGCAGCGAAGATATCCCCAGCCTGACTGAGATTCCACCGGGCTGTGCGTTTCATCCGCGCTGTCCGTTCTTCGTGCCGGGCCTGTGCGACGCGCAGGTTCCGCCACTGGCCAACGCACCGGGATACATTCAGCAGGTCGCGTGCCTGCCGCTTACCGAGGGACAGGCTTTGCGCGAGCACGGGAGTGCGCTTTCCTCCATCGAACTGCCGGGCAATGGATCCGAAACTTGA
- a CDS encoding exo-beta-N-acetylmuramidase NamZ family protein — MSTPVYTGLEVLQQDGFRRLAGLRVGLMTNPSAVDRHLNSTYRLLSSTPEVQLVALFSPEHGFLGAAPDAEQIASATDSRTGLPVYSLYGATFGPTAAMLEGIDVLVCDIQDIGVRFYTYAWTVSHILEAAGAQGVGVMILDRPNPLGGMVVDGPPLNPDLSSLVGRFPVPVRHGLTLSELAHLINTRWNAAPADLTTVRCANWTRSMTWDATGLPWVPPSPGMPHMSALWHYPGACLIEGTELSEGRGTALPFEIVGAPWVDALDLAEKLNAEDWAAALGARFRPHTFLPTQSKWAGDYCGGVQVYITDPERWRPIHVWLGAIITIYAQYPEHFHWLAAESDTGMQHFDRLIGSARVRHDIDAGIQAGRSTGDILSLITAEWDAHCHAFALERSPFLLYD; from the coding sequence ATGTCCACGCCTGTATACACCGGGCTTGAGGTTTTGCAGCAAGACGGTTTCCGTCGCCTGGCAGGGTTGCGCGTGGGCTTGATGACAAACCCCAGCGCCGTCGACCGCCACCTCAACAGCACTTACAGACTCCTGTCGAGCACGCCGGAAGTCCAACTCGTGGCGCTGTTCAGCCCTGAACATGGCTTTTTAGGCGCAGCGCCCGACGCCGAACAAATCGCGTCCGCCACAGATTCGCGTACCGGGCTGCCGGTCTACAGCCTGTACGGGGCAACCTTCGGTCCTACGGCGGCAATGCTTGAAGGCATTGACGTGCTGGTGTGTGACATTCAAGATATCGGCGTGCGGTTCTATACCTACGCCTGGACGGTATCCCATATTCTGGAGGCCGCGGGGGCGCAGGGTGTCGGCGTCATGATTCTGGACCGTCCGAATCCGCTTGGCGGGATGGTCGTCGATGGTCCACCGCTCAACCCCGACCTGTCATCCCTGGTTGGGCGCTTCCCCGTGCCGGTGCGGCACGGCCTGACCTTAAGCGAACTGGCGCATCTGATCAATACTCGCTGGAACGCTGCGCCCGCCGACCTTACCACTGTGCGCTGCGCAAACTGGACCCGCTCGATGACCTGGGATGCAACGGGCCTGCCCTGGGTTCCGCCCTCCCCCGGTATGCCTCATATGAGCGCGCTGTGGCACTACCCAGGTGCCTGCCTGATTGAAGGCACAGAACTCTCCGAGGGGCGCGGAACGGCGCTGCCGTTTGAGATCGTCGGCGCGCCCTGGGTTGACGCCCTTGACTTGGCCGAGAAGCTCAACGCCGAGGACTGGGCCGCAGCGCTGGGAGCGCGCTTCCGCCCGCACACATTCCTGCCGACCCAGAGCAAGTGGGCTGGCGATTACTGCGGTGGCGTTCAAGTCTACATCACGGATCCGGAGCGTTGGCGGCCCATCCACGTCTGGCTGGGCGCCATCATCACGATCTATGCCCAATATCCCGAACACTTTCATTGGCTGGCCGCAGAATCCGACACAGGCATGCAGCATTTCGACCGGTTGATCGGGTCGGCTCGCGTGCGCCATGATATCGATGCAGGCATTCAGGCAGGCAGATCCACGGGCGACATTCTATCGTTAATCACTGCTGAGTGGGACGCACACTGTCACGCCTTCGCACTGGAACGCAGCCCCTTTCTGTTGTACGACTGA